From Deinococcus betulae, the proteins below share one genomic window:
- the lipB gene encoding lipoyl(octanoyl) transferase LipB has protein sequence MSESAFDILDLGVMGYREAWDLQKTRHAQVVAGEAPPTLLLVEHPPVLTLGRKAKEGSNIIVTREYLSAQGIEVLEIERGGDVTYHGPGQLVAYAIFPVGRKVADFLRLLENATIAALHDLGLPDARPNPGYAGVYVNPREVNGLSYEQKIASFGVAVQRHVALHGLALNVTTNLAHFDLIVPCGLHQTHMTSVQREYDVRGLNRTASVAEAKVALQRAFQTTFATYDWTRPVYAAAGS, from the coding sequence ATGAGCGAGTCGGCTTTCGACATTCTTGACCTCGGGGTGATGGGGTACCGGGAGGCCTGGGACCTTCAGAAGACGCGGCATGCCCAGGTGGTGGCGGGCGAGGCCCCGCCCACCCTGCTGCTGGTGGAACATCCGCCGGTGCTGACGCTGGGCCGCAAGGCGAAAGAGGGCAGCAATATCATCGTGACGCGCGAGTATCTGAGCGCGCAGGGCATTGAGGTGCTAGAGATTGAGCGCGGCGGCGACGTGACCTACCACGGCCCCGGCCAGCTGGTGGCCTACGCCATCTTTCCAGTGGGGCGCAAAGTGGCCGATTTTCTGCGCCTGCTGGAAAACGCGACCATCGCCGCCCTGCATGACCTTGGGCTGCCCGACGCCCGGCCCAATCCTGGCTACGCGGGTGTGTACGTGAACCCGCGCGAGGTCAACGGCCTGAGTTACGAGCAGAAAATCGCCTCGTTTGGCGTGGCGGTGCAGCGGCATGTGGCCCTGCACGGGCTGGCGCTGAACGTCACCACCAACCTGGCTCATTTTGACCTGATCGTGCCGTGTGGCCTGCACCAGACCCACATGACCAGCGTGCAGCGCGAGTACGACGTGCGCGGCCTGAACCGAACAGCCAGCGTTGCCGAGGCCAAAGTCGCCTTGCAGCGC